The Gammaproteobacteria bacterium DNA window CGGTGAAAAAGAGAGTTAACCCTTGTTCATGTTTAGGCGGGTGTGCTTTTCGAAGTTCAGTTATGACTGCGGGATAGGAAAACCATGAGGGAATATCAGCATTTTTTTGTAATCGATCACGCAGATCAGTTCCTGAAATGGTTTCGGGTTTTTCATCTTTTGGAAATTGATCAATTGGAAAATATTGCTGACTTTTAGCGCTGTACACCATTTCTTGAAAAGGAATGATGTGAATTCCTAAAGTTGACTCGAGCGAGAGCGCTAATTCTTGCGCAGCATAAGGTTGATAAAAGGCATTGCCTTTAGAATCTTTGCCTGGACCCGCGTGATCCCTGCCCACGATAAAATGGGTGCACCCATAATTCTTGCGAATCAATGCATGAAAGATTGCTTCTTTGGGTCCAGCCATGCGCATCGCAAGTGGTAACAAGCTAAGTTTTACACGGTCGGGAGGGTAGGTTTGCAAGATATGTTCATAACAACGAACTCGAATGTAGTATTCAATGTCCCCTGGTTTGGTCATCCCTACGACCGGGTGAAGTAAAACATGAGCACCTGTTTGTTGTGCTGCCCGCAAAGTCAATTCTTGATGGGCGCGATGCATGGGGTTACGGGTTTGAAACCCTACAACTTTTTCCCATTGGTTTTCTTGAAAGAATTGGCGCAATTCACTCGGAGAATAACGAAGATGATTAAAATCGTAATGATGGGGTAAAGCTAATTTGAGTAAAGGGCCTGCTATGTAAAAATCTTTCACGTAATGATAAAGATAATGAACGCCGGGATGCAGCATATCGAGCGTGCCAAATACTGAAAGGGCTTCGCGTGACCGATCAACTTGCCATGACTCATTAACTTTCATAATGGCAAGTAATAATCCCTCAGGATCCCGTAACGCAATTTCATCACCTAGTTTCAAACTGTCATGAAAAGATTGGTCGACATCTAAATTGATAGGAACTGGCCACAACATGCCATTAGCTAAGTGCATATCGTCTAAAACATGATGATAATCGTCTTGATTGAGAAAACTATGCAACGGATCAAAGCCACCATTTAAAATTAATTCCAAATCACATAGTTGACGTTGAGTGAGAATGAGTTGCGGTAACGCTTGAGCATTTGATTGATAGTATTCAAGAGAATGTGGAAAAGAGATGAGAGAGTGTTCGTGAATGGGTTTATTTTTTTGATCTTTTACTTCCATAATGGTTTCCTTTACCTTGATTGCACGATTCAAGCTAAGCTTAGGAATACAGTTTAATTCAATGAGATATCATCAACAATAAAAGAAAGATCTTATCAAGATGAAATTATGGACGTCTCATGGTGCGGTATATTTTCTCAAAT harbors:
- a CDS encoding bifunctional sulfate adenylyltransferase/adenylylsulfate kinase — translated: MEVKDQKNKPIHEHSLISFPHSLEYYQSNAQALPQLILTQRQLCDLELILNGGFDPLHSFLNQDDYHHVLDDMHLANGMLWPVPINLDVDQSFHDSLKLGDEIALRDPEGLLLAIMKVNESWQVDRSREALSVFGTLDMLHPGVHYLYHYVKDFYIAGPLLKLALPHHYDFNHLRYSPSELRQFFQENQWEKVVGFQTRNPMHRAHQELTLRAAQQTGAHVLLHPVVGMTKPGDIEYYIRVRCYEHILQTYPPDRVKLSLLPLAMRMAGPKEAIFHALIRKNYGCTHFIVGRDHAGPGKDSKGNAFYQPYAAQELALSLESTLGIHIIPFQEMVYSAKSQQYFPIDQFPKDEKPETISGTDLRDRLQKNADIPSWFSYPAVITELRKAHPPKHEQGLTLFFTGLPSSGKSTLANGVALRLREVTHRQISLLDGDIIRTHLSAGLSFSREDRETNVTRVGFVAREITKHGGIAICALVSPFQNAREKVRDMVSEVGGFIEIYVATPLEICEERDRKGLYKKAREGIIKQFTGISDPYEAPLTAEISIDTNNQSPHDIVDQIMQTIQSLGYIA